CGATACCACGGGTCAGGTTATGCTGTTTAAGGTAATGTCCCCGTCCTGCCAAAAACCCCTTTGTTTACCTAGAAGGCTTAATGAAATCCCAAAATTATGCGAAAATATTTCCAAGCGTGTGGTTACACTAAATTCGCTCAATTGTAATGACGATGTTCTGGCACTTCTATTAAATGGAAAGGTATTTGCTGCAAACACTACCGAGTACTCCGTAGTGGGTTCTATTCAGGTGTGGGAGGTGGTCAACCTTGCCAACGGGCCCCATCCCATTCATATCCATCTGGCAGATTCCCGTTTGGTAAACCGGCAAAAAATAGATGTGGACAGTTATCGGCATGATTGGGAGCAAATTAACGGTCCCATGCCGATAGCAGGCCACATCAAAGAAATTAATCCGGATTCCTACTGTACGGAAGAACCGTTGGAACCGCCGGAAAATGAAAATGGATGGAAGGACACCATTGTCTGCCCTCCGGGCTACGTTACAAGAATTATGCTGGCCATGTACCCAAGTATTCTGGATCCATCTAAAATAAAGCCAGGTAAAAACAGATTTCCCTTTGACCCTAGTACCTTGCCGGGATATGTTTGGCATTGCCATATGTTGGATCATGAAGACAATGAAATGATGCGTCCCATGAAGGTTGTCCTTCAGCCTCCTAATAGCTCCTGTACAAATTAACCAGACCGTTTAAACAACTATCATCCTTTATAACCACCCGCCGCAAAATCACTGGTTATTACACACAAAAGCATTCGTTGGTAAAGCGACAAATAAACAAGTAACGCTGCTATTGTAAAAGCCACTAAACAGACCACTTTAGACTATAAAAAGACAAACCCATCTATAACTAATGTTATAAAATAGGTTTGTCTTTTTGTGTCATTAGTACAAAATAGATGCATACCTTATTAGAGTGAATCAAAGTCCCACGTTTTATGAAATAACTATTCCAATATAAATATTAACGATGAGGCTTCTCCGATAGGCAGCAATGTAATTCCTTTAACCGGCGTAAACTGGGTATTTTGTGCGTTTTCGGTGCGTATATCTTACTGAAAAAGCAAAGGGCGTGACGGACTGTATCAGTTGTCGCGCCTTATTTGCATATATCCGGCATAACAGTAGTTTGAAATTGTGGGATAACTTTCCCTTGTTCTTTCGCCTTTTCTCTTTTCCTACTTTCCTCGATGTGTATGGCAAACGAAAGATAGATTATTGTTTCTCTTATGAATTGCATTAGCTCAAGCGTTTTTTCATATAGAGATACGGTGCTGATGCGATAGGTGTAATCGTCGCTTGTAGGTATTTCTTCTAATGTCGATACTGCGTATCTGTGTTCCATCCGATTTCTAATCGTATCAAATTCCTTACTTGCCGGCTTTGTTGTGCGACGGTAGTTCTTTTCATAAACGTCTTTGGAGAGCCAGTAAATAGCGTTGAGCATATCATTGTTTTCACAAAGTGTTAATAGTGGATTAGTTGTGCCCTCTTTGGTATTCCAAATACTCCTAAATGATACCCTGTCTAAAGGTATTCCTAAAGAAAAATACTCATTCATGAAGAAAGCTATTCTATCAAGTATAGAATATAAAGTACGAAATGCTGTTCTGATGGAATAGTCACTGTGAGAATGTACGTCCATATCAATTTCAATTTGTAAAACTTCTCTATCTGCCAGTTGAGCACTTTTTCTGTCCTGCATACCATCATAAAACAAGTAACGTGCAGAAACATATTCTTGTTTTATTTGATTAAATAATCCATAGTGAAATTTCCATTGTTCTGTCTCGGAAGTATAAATCATGCTAGGCAAATGAAGATAATCTGTTGCCACGATAGGAGCGGTCATTATGTCGTTTAGCTCATTCAAAAATAAGGTTTCCATCGTAGCCCATTTCCTATAATTTTGTTCTTTTTTTGTTTTACCAAAAGTATAATCACCTAAATTCAATGGATTCTCAATAAAATCAGGGGGGTATCGTTGCTCAATAGTCATTTTAATACTCTCAAAGTATTTTGCCGCATTTCCATGCAAATCCAAATATTCCCTATGTTTTAATGCTTCGGTCAAGCAAAAATGGGCAAAATGGTTAAAAATATGGCTATGATTTGGGTCATAAGTAAAAAGTGATAGCTTATGTGCAGCAATTCCTTTATTTCCGAGCGCCATAGGAAACATTCCGTATTTTGACGAAGCTATATCATATAAACGCATGGCTTCCAATACGCGACCTACCCTACTATAAGCATTACCGGCATTAGTATATAACTGTTGAAAAAGACCGTTGGTATCTACACTGACAGATTGAATATTATCGAGTGCGGCACGATAGTAATAGATATAATTTTCTTGTAGTTCTTCTAATTCAGGGTGTGAAAGATTATCAAAAACCAAACTTTCAATATCAGCATAGGCAGTTGCTATGGAATAGTTTAGGCTCAACATATCCATGTTGGATATTAAGGGGTTATCAAGCAATTCCATTGCCGAAAAAATAGATTTTTTTAAGCCTTCTACATCTCCATTATCAGTATGCAAATCAAATACTGTCTTTAATTTTACAATCTCATTGTGTAAATTCATTGTTGTTCACCGCCTATCTTTTGGATAACACAGGCATGTAGTTGCCATTTTCATTTTAACATAAAGTCGAAGGAAAAACGATTGAGTAATTATGTTTTATACGGGTGACAATGCAACCAGGGTGCAATATCCGATAAAGGCTGTCGCGTCCCTATTTTTTATTGCTATTCAGTAATGTTCGGTATATCTTAATACACTACTTCTCGTGCAATGCGGTTGATTTCGCTGTTATATGTAATTGTCCTGAATACTGTCAATATTGTGTGCCATGCATCTACCGCAAGCCGCCAAACAACAGTTCCTATTGCATTTTATCACATAAAAAAATAAAAAGCCTTAAAACCTTTATGTTTCAAGACTTTTAAGACTTTTTGCTTTGGCGGAAGCGGTGGGATTCGAACCCACGTGCCCCGAAAGTCAACCGCATTTCGAGTGCGGCTCGTTATGACCACTGGACATTCATTCGTTCTCTGTTTCGACTTCCTTAATCTCTTTTGCCGTGACAGTGACTATCCGCAATCCTTTATCTCTCATATCATCAAGCAGACTGTCAGGCTGTCTGCGCTGCGTGGATTTGTCTGTTTCCTTGTTTGGAAAAAAGAATTGGTCTACCGATACATCTAAAAGAGTAACAAGCTCATAGAAGATTTGTAGGCTTGGGTGCTGTCCGCTATTTTCAATGGACGCAATATATCGGGGGGCTATGTGCATTTGGTCTGCTAACTCGTTCCTCGATATTCCTTTTGTTTTTCGCGCTTCTTTTATGGCTTGACCAAAAGCCTTAAAGTCGTATTTGATTTTTTCTTGCTTCATATTATTTCACCCTACTACATTTTACTGTTCACCTCACGTCGTTAGATATGATTACACACATCATCTACTTGATGATAATAAATCATAAAGATTATTTTTGAAATTTCTCTTGACCCTACTACATACATGTAGTAGAATAAAACCACTACATAAGCGTAGTAGAATTGTCGCAGACGTGCGGCAGTGAATGGAGGGTGTACACCATGATTAATTTTCAAAAACTATCAGAAACGGAAATGGAAGTGATGCAGATTATCTGGGCTTCCGACCATCCCATTACATCCGGCGAACTGCTTGACATTTTTGCACAGCAAAAGGGCAAGGAGTGGAAAGGGCAAACAATTGCAACCTTTCTTGCAAGGCTGGTTGAAAAGGGTGTCCTGACTTCCATAAAACAAGGTCGGGCGAATATTTATAAGCCTCGCATATCGCCGGAAGAATATCGGAGCCATGAAGCAAAGAGCCTATTGGAAACTTTGTATGAGGGTTCGGTTAAAAACTTCCTGACAACGCTCTATGACGGCAAGGAGTTGACGAAAGATGAAATGACCGAATTAAGGCGCTGGTTCGCAGAAAAGGCAGGTGAAAAGAATGAATAATCTGTTTTCAAATCTCCTTGCCATGTCTATTGCGGGAAGTGTAGTTGTCGTGTTAATGTTGTTGCTTCGACCTGTAACGGCGAAAATCTTCCCTGCAAAGTGGCAATACGGAATTGGGAAAATGGCAATTGCTTTTTTTCTCCTGCCCGTTTTCCTCTTTGCCGGAAAGTTCCCTTTTGTTCAGCCTGTCATAGAAAGCTATCCCGCCGAACCGCCTATCATTCAGAAAGCACCACCAACATTACCATCAAACGGTTTTGTGGACACAATGGATACTCTGGTGGAGAAGCATTTGACGTTTGAATTGACACAAGCTATTTTGTTCATTTGGTTTGTGGGTGCGATGGTATTTGCCGGATGGCATTTCTATTGCTACCGCAGGTTTTCTAAACAGCTTCGGACTGACAGCTTTCCCGTATCTGAGGATACCACAACCGCTGTCCTGCTTTCTTCATGCAAAGTAGCGTTAGGTATTCACAGCGAAGTAAAACTTATGATGAACCCGAAAATCAAAAGCCCTATGCTTGTGGGGTTACGCAACCCCATGATATTGCTGCCAACCTCAAACATGCGGGAACTTGACTTGAAACTTGTCTTGACCCATGAGTTAATGCACTTGAAACACAAGGATATATGGGTAAAAATGCTTGCTTTGCTTGCTGGAACCGTGCATTGGTTTAACCCCCTTGCCCATGTTCTACGCAAGGATATAAGCACATGGGGCGAGTTGTCCTGCGACGAGGCATTGGCATGTGATATGTCCAATGAGGAAAGAAAACATTATGGCGAAGCCATCTTGAACACGCTGGATAACCATTCCAGCATGAACACAGCTTTTTATTCTCCCTTATGCGAGAGCAAGAAGCACATTGAAAGGAGATTGATAAGATTGTTGAACGTTAAGAAAACGAAGAAGTATATTGTGGTTTTAGCTGTTGTAGTAATCCTCGTAATCGGCGTTACAGGATTGGCATTGGCTTCCAGTTCTACAGGGAACGACATTGGCAATGTTAGCAATGTTGGTGTTGATAATGTTAGCAATGTTAGCGTTGATAAACAGGACGATAGCAATATGGACGGGAAATATCTATGGCCTGTAACGGGGTATGATCGTATCACCGCCGCATATGGTTCACGCATGCATCCCATAAAGAAGGAAGTGATGTTTCATAACGGGATTGATGTTTCGGCACCCGAAGGCACATCTGTATTTGCCGCCAATAAGGGAACAGTCGTCGAGATAGAAGATAATGAAACAGATGGTAATTATATCATTTTGAATCACGGCGGCGGCATTCAGACTTTTTACTCGGTATTGTTTGGATTTGCAGAAGGTCTTGCAGAGGGCGATACCGTGCAACAAGGCGACGTTATCGGCTATGTTGGCTCGACTGGCGAAGCAACAGGCAATCATCTACACTTTAGCTTGATTATTGACGATGAGTACATTGATCCGATGAGCGTTTTTTCATCGGAGGATTGATTTTTTCGCAGTGTCACGGATGGTGTGTTTAGCATCGACAAAGATGATTTTAATGGTGCAGCTGGTGGTTGGCAGTAATTTTTGTTTTCGCATCCGACAACTTGCCTCTAACCGATCAGAGCTGGGCGACTTATTTGCCCAGCTCTGATCTTTTGATAGGGGAGTTTTCATTGTGTTTTGATTATTTACAGTTATTCCTAAAGGGATCTCACTGCTTGCAGTTAGGAAGGTGATTTGTAGGGCAAAGCTTAAAGTGTATACCGCCTAAAGGCGGTGGGTTTAGTCCATACGAATAGATACTAAACAACAAAGGTTTTTCATAATTTTTCTAAAACCCTACGTTTTGTTTGGTTAACTGCTTGACGGGATATACCACTTGATTGCGCAATATCCGCTGTTGAGTGACATCAAAAACCAAAGCCGCCGTTTTCCTTTTTGAAAAATAGGTTTTCGGGGGGTGTATTAAGGTTGCCCTTTTTTAAGGACATGGCGGTATCAAGGAGGTATCGCCATGTCAATTTTTAATTATCATGCTCCACCTAATACCCATTTGTCAAAAAAAGCCCTTATTTACCAACGGGCTATTCCGGCTATCAACATGAACACACGCATCATCATGTAAAATGTAACAGTTCCACTTATGCCCGACTGATTTTTTCAGTCGGGCCTTTTTGCGCTTTTCTCAAAAGTTTTTCAAAAAATCTCCCGACGTTTCCGGCATTTCCAAATCGCCCGGTGTTGAGGGTTTATGAAAGGGGACATCACCCGCTTTCGCGGCTGCGAAAGGAGGTGAATACCATGAATGAACCTGCTCGCACCCAATGGCAAATCCGTTGCGCATTTAACGGCTATTGCAAACGGGCGTTGAAGAATGAAGCAGCCAATGCCCACAGGGACACAAAGCGTCAGCAACTACGCGAAGTGACGTTTTCCGACTTGTCCCCGCAGGAGGAAAATCAGCTTTACACCCATGACCTCTATTTTGCAGATGATGAAGCTGAAAAAGCCTTTTGCGTGGCAGGAAAGGAAATCTCCGCAAAACTGCTTGCTGAGGCTATGCACAGCTTGCCGGAAGAAAAGCGTAAAGCTGTCCTGCTGTATTACTTCTTTGACATGAGCGACGTGGAAATCGCAGAACCGGAACATAATCGGTTGTACGTTTTTGTGGGTAAAGAAAGCCTGGCATCCGTTGGCTGCCGCTCCAAAAAGAATGTTTATAAGGCACAGTTTTATTCAGCGGAAGAAATAATGGAACTTTTTGATGCGGTGGAGGGCGATCCTTTAGAGATATGTGTGAAGTTGGCGGCCTACTATGGACTACGCCGAAGTGAAGTCCTCGGATTAAAATGGGATGCGATAAACCTTGAGCAAAAGACCATCTCCATCAAGCATAAGGTAATTGAGGAAACGGTAGATGGCAGAT
Above is a window of Sedimentibacter sp. MB35-C1 DNA encoding:
- a CDS encoding LA2681 family HEPN domain-containing protein, which gives rise to MNLHNEIVKLKTVFDLHTDNGDVEGLKKSIFSAMELLDNPLISNMDMLSLNYSIATAYADIESLVFDNLSHPELEELQENYIYYYRAALDNIQSVSVDTNGLFQQLYTNAGNAYSRVGRVLEAMRLYDIASSKYGMFPMALGNKGIAAHKLSLFTYDPNHSHIFNHFAHFCLTEALKHREYLDLHGNAAKYFESIKMTIEQRYPPDFIENPLNLGDYTFGKTKKEQNYRKWATMETLFLNELNDIMTAPIVATDYLHLPSMIYTSETEQWKFHYGLFNQIKQEYVSARYLFYDGMQDRKSAQLADREVLQIEIDMDVHSHSDYSIRTAFRTLYSILDRIAFFMNEYFSLGIPLDRVSFRSIWNTKEGTTNPLLTLCENNDMLNAIYWLSKDVYEKNYRRTTKPASKEFDTIRNRMEHRYAVSTLEEIPTSDDYTYRISTVSLYEKTLELMQFIRETIIYLSFAIHIEESRKREKAKEQGKVIPQFQTTVMPDICK
- a CDS encoding tyrosine-type recombinase/integrase — protein: MNEPARTQWQIRCAFNGYCKRALKNEAANAHRDTKRQQLREVTFSDLSPQEENQLYTHDLYFADDEAEKAFCVAGKEISAKLLAEAMHSLPEEKRKAVLLYYFFDMSDVEIAEPEHNRLYVFVGKESLASVGCRSKKNVYKAQFYSAEEIMELFDAVEGDPLEICVKLAAYYGLRRSEVLGLKWDAINLEQKTISIKHKVIEETVDGRSVAVGEDVLKTKSSFRTLPLLPSVEKLLLAEKEKQEMYRKLFKRSYCRDYLDYICLDQAGKLMRPNYVTEHFSWLLEKNGLKKIRFHDLRHSCASLLLASGIAMKQIQIWLGHSTFSTTADIYSHLDFHAQIESGLVMDGMFDRTPVDEPTGLEEDE
- a CDS encoding helix-turn-helix domain-containing protein, with translation MKQEKIKYDFKAFGQAIKEARKTKGISRNELADQMHIAPRYIASIENSGQHPSLQIFYELVTLLDVSVDQFFFPNKETDKSTQRRQPDSLLDDMRDKGLRIVTVTAKEIKEVETENE
- a CDS encoding BlaI/MecI/CopY family transcriptional regulator; the encoded protein is MINFQKLSETEMEVMQIIWASDHPITSGELLDIFAQQKGKEWKGQTIATFLARLVEKGVLTSIKQGRANIYKPRISPEEYRSHEAKSLLETLYEGSVKNFLTTLYDGKELTKDEMTELRRWFAEKAGEKNE
- a CDS encoding M23/M56 family metallopeptidase, whose translation is MNNLFSNLLAMSIAGSVVVVLMLLLRPVTAKIFPAKWQYGIGKMAIAFFLLPVFLFAGKFPFVQPVIESYPAEPPIIQKAPPTLPSNGFVDTMDTLVEKHLTFELTQAILFIWFVGAMVFAGWHFYCYRRFSKQLRTDSFPVSEDTTTAVLLSSCKVALGIHSEVKLMMNPKIKSPMLVGLRNPMILLPTSNMRELDLKLVLTHELMHLKHKDIWVKMLALLAGTVHWFNPLAHVLRKDISTWGELSCDEALACDMSNEERKHYGEAILNTLDNHSSMNTAFYSPLCESKKHIERRLIRLLNVKKTKKYIVVLAVVVILVIGVTGLALASSSTGNDIGNVSNVGVDNVSNVSVDKQDDSNMDGKYLWPVTGYDRITAAYGSRMHPIKKEVMFHNGIDVSAPEGTSVFAANKGTVVEIEDNETDGNYIILNHGGGIQTFYSVLFGFAEGLAEGDTVQQGDVIGYVGSTGEATGNHLHFSLIIDDEYIDPMSVFSSED